The genomic interval TATTGAGCTGGTAAAACCTCTTGCAGGCGAAAAGGTAATTGATCTCGGCGGAGCGCAGGGTACTTTTTTTTATGAAAATATTGATCTTGTTAAAGAATACGATTTGCAGGTGGTAATTGCCGATATTAATCCGGATTCATTAAAAGTTGCTGGAAGTAGAGGATTCTCAACATACCTGATGCGTGAGAATGAGCTGCCGGAGATGGAAGCCGGAGTATTTGATATTGTTTTTTGTAACAGCGTAATTGAACATGTGACTTTTCCTAAAGAATGTGTGTGGGATTATACGCAGGATGATTTTTATATAAAGGCTCTTGCTATACAAAAGGATTTTGCAAGTAATATTGAAAGGATTTCAAAGAAATATTATGTGCAAACACCATGTATTGATTTCCCTGTTGAATCTCATACATGGCTGCCAGCATTTTATTCTTATCCCATGAATAGAAAACTTCATGTTGAGCGTTTAAAAAAGATATCAAAATATTGGATCAAAACAACAACTCCTGATTATAATTTGCTTAATGAAGAGCAGTTTAAATCATTTTTCCCCGGCGCAACAGACGTGTTCTGTAACCGCGTAATCGGTTTTGCAAAAGAACTCATAGCGTACAGAGCTGATTCATGAAATTAAACTTTGATGTCCAAGGACGCGGTGAAATATGATAAGAAAACGGGCTCCGTTCAGCATTGCCGGAATTGATATTATGCCCGGAGAAAGACGGACTGTAGAAATAGCGGCGGCCAAACTGTATAATCGGGCAGATCTGTTTATGAATGTTCAGGTTATCCATGGCAAAAAAGACGGGCCGGTCTTATTTATTTCCGGGGCTGTGCATGGTGATGAAATTAACGGTGTGGAAATCATCCGCCGGTTGCTCGGACTGAAGCTGGTTAATTCTCTTAAAGGAACTCTCATAGCCGTTCCAGTTGTTAATACGTTCGGTTTTATCAATAAATCACGGTATCTTCCTGATGGAAGAGATTTGAACAGATATTTCCCCGGTTCAGCCAAAGGATCTCTGACCAGCCAGATAGCATCAATTTTCATGGAAGAGATTGTGTCGCGCTCCACTCATGGAATTGATTTTCATACAGGTGCAAATTTTAGAAATAACCTTCCGCAGATACGTGCCTGCTTAAGTGATACGCAGGTCAGCCAAATGGCTATGGCCTTCAACGCGCCTGTTGTTATTGAT from Desulfovibrio gilichinskyi carries:
- a CDS encoding class I SAM-dependent methyltransferase, coding for MPDLKQTSRKYATSFYHMVAKSWKKKRFMQFIELVKPLAGEKVIDLGGAQGTFFYENIDLVKEYDLQVVIADINPDSLKVAGSRGFSTYLMRENELPEMEAGVFDIVFCNSVIEHVTFPKECVWDYTQDDFYIKALAIQKDFASNIERISKKYYVQTPCIDFPVESHTWLPAFYSYPMNRKLHVERLKKISKYWIKTTTPDYNLLNEEQFKSFFPGATDVFCNRVIGFAKELIAYRADS
- a CDS encoding succinylglutamate desuccinylase/aspartoacylase family protein — translated: MIRKRAPFSIAGIDIMPGERRTVEIAAAKLYNRADLFMNVQVIHGKKDGPVLFISGAVHGDEINGVEIIRRLLGLKLVNSLKGTLIAVPVVNTFGFINKSRYLPDGRDLNRYFPGSAKGSLTSQIASIFMEEIVSRSTHGIDFHTGANFRNNLPQIRACLSDTQVSQMAMAFNAPVVIDSPLREGSLRQAALDLGIPMLMYEGGQPMRYDQLPIQIGTRGIISVMRYLGMLPALKRTPRRSKSILVKDSIWARADSSGIFLPRVNLGDIVAKKEVLGIVTDVFGENGSQVLSPAKGIVIGQLENPLVHKGDATSHVAVIKDIGDAEIALDSFQKEYDIESNYQPFEDDLLK